GTAAATGATTGGGAAATTGCAGTTTGCTATGCAAAAATCTTATAAGTGTGGCGAATTGCACAAATAGTGAAGATAGAATCACAAAGGATTAAGTCTATGAAAATCACCGAAATAAAAGAAAATAAAAAGAGATACTTAGACCTACTTCTATTGGCAGATGAACAGGAGAGCATAATAGACAAGTACATCGATAGAGGTGAACTATACCTATTTGAAGATGGCGGAGTAAAGGCTCTATGTGTTGTTACCGATGAAGGAAAGGGCGTACTTGTGATAAAGAGTATAGCTGTGTATCCTGAATTCCATGGGCGGGGATATGGGAGAATGCTAATCGAATATATCGAGAGCGAATACGCTGGAGAATTTTCCGTACTTAGAGTAGGGACGGGTGATAGCGAGACTACAATCCCGTTTTATAAAAAATGTGGTTTTGAAGAAGTCTATAGAATAAAAGACTTTTTTACGAATAACTACGACCTGCCCATATATGAAAATGGAGTATTATTAGAGGACATGGTGTATTTGGAAAAGAAGATTTAAGGGTGAGGAGATTTATGAAAACAAGAATAGCTTTTATCTGCGTACACAATTCATGTAGGAGTCAAATTGCCGAAGCGTTGACAAAAAAACATGGTTCGGATGTATTTGATGCATACTCGGCAGGAACTGAGCTTAAGGACAATATAAATGAAGATGCCGTGAGAATTATGAAAGAACTTCATGGAATCGATATGGAAGAAACACAGACTCCAAAACTGTTAAATGAAATACCCGAAGTTGAAATAATTATCACGATGGGTTGTAATGTGGTCTGTCCGGTACTACCTTATAAGTACTATACAGAAGATTGGGGACTGGACGATCCTTCAGGAAAATCCGATGCAGTCTTTAAAGAGGTTATAGACAAGATAGAAAACAAAGTTTTAGATTTGGTTGAAAGAGTACGAAGTGGGGAATTAGATTTAGAAATTAATAGATGAGTGATTAATTTGATGACAAAAGGAGATTAGTACTTCTTATAGCTGATGATTTTATGTACATAAAAAGAAATCTCAGCTTTTTTATTGTTCGGGCGGAATTTTGGGATGAAATTATCTGACAGCTTAGTCATTGTTAAATATATTATGAATATCTAATATGCTAAATGATAACTATTAGCTACTTGTAATAATGGTTATTAAGTGATACTATAGAATAGAAAATAACCGGGAGCTTGTGAAAGGCTGAGAGGAGGCTATGCCTCGACCGTACCTGATTTGGATAATGCCAACGTAGGGAACAGATATTATATCGTGCATTGAAATTTTAACTTTTTTGCATGCTCCCCTTTTCAAAAAGGGGATTTTTTTATTTCAGTGATTAAAAGTGTAATTACTTCCTTAATTGAAATTTAAGGGACCGAAAATATAATCGTGGACTGAAATAAGATGATCCCAAAATCAAATGGAGGATTATATGTATAAGACACAAATAGAAGCGGCAAGAGCAGGTATCACGACACCTCAGATGAAAATGGTACTTGAAAAGGAGAGCATTAGTGAAGAAGAGTTACTTGAAAGAGTTAGTAAGGGGACTATAGCAATCCCTGCAAACATCAACCATAAATCGCTGAGCGCAGAGGGAGTCGGATGTAGTCTAAAGACGAAAATCAATGTAAATCTCGGTGTTTCAAAGGATGACTACAGATACGAGGAAGAGTGGAAGAAGGTAGAATTGGCTGAAAAGCTTGGAGCTCATGCCATAATGGATCTTAGTAATTACGGGAAAACTGCAAGCTTTAGAAGAGAATTAATTGAAAAAACTCCACTTATGATAGGAACAGTACCGATGTATGATGCTATTGGCTACCTTGAAAAGAAACTTCAAGATATAACAGTAGATGATTTCTTTAAGGTCATAGAACACCAAGCTAAAGAAGGTGTTGATTTTATGACCATACATGCCGGAATAAACCGCAGAACATTAAGTTATTTTAAAGAAACCAAAAGAATTACAAATATCGTATCAAGAGGCGGATCACTCATATACGCATGGATGGAAATGACGGGAAACGAGAATCCTTTCTACGAGCACTATGACAGATTAATGGAGTTGTTAAGAGAATACGACGTTACCATAAGCATTGGAGATTCACTTAGACCGGGCTGTTTACATGACAGTTCAGATGCCTCTCAGATTTCTGAACTTATCGAGCTTGGAATTCTGACAAAAAGAGCCTGGGATCATGGAGTGCAAGTCTTAATTGAAGGACCGGGACATATGGCTCTTAACGAAATAGCTGCAAATATGGAGATCGAGAAAAAATTATGCCATGGAGCACCTTTCTACGTTTTAGGACCTCTTGTAACTGATATTGCACCGGGCTATGATCATATCACTGCTGCGATAGGAGGAGCAATTGCAGCAAGCCATGGAGCTGACTTCCTTTGTTATGTAACACCTGCAGAGCATCTGAGACTACCGGATTACTCTGATGTAAGAGAAGGAATAATAGCTTCCAGAATTGCTGCTCATGCCGC
The sequence above is a segment of the Peptoniphilaceae bacterium AMB_02 genome. Coding sequences within it:
- a CDS encoding GNAT family N-acetyltransferase, with translation MKIESQRIKSMKITEIKENKKRYLDLLLLADEQESIIDKYIDRGELYLFEDGGVKALCVVTDEGKGVLVIKSIAVYPEFHGRGYGRMLIEYIESEYAGEFSVLRVGTGDSETTIPFYKKCGFEEVYRIKDFFTNNYDLPIYENGVLLEDMVYLEKKI
- a CDS encoding arsenate reductase ArsC encodes the protein MKTRIAFICVHNSCRSQIAEALTKKHGSDVFDAYSAGTELKDNINEDAVRIMKELHGIDMEETQTPKLLNEIPEVEIIITMGCNVVCPVLPYKYYTEDWGLDDPSGKSDAVFKEVIDKIENKVLDLVERVRSGELDLEINR
- the thiC gene encoding phosphomethylpyrimidine synthase ThiC; this translates as MYKTQIEAARAGITTPQMKMVLEKESISEEELLERVSKGTIAIPANINHKSLSAEGVGCSLKTKINVNLGVSKDDYRYEEEWKKVELAEKLGAHAIMDLSNYGKTASFRRELIEKTPLMIGTVPMYDAIGYLEKKLQDITVDDFFKVIEHQAKEGVDFMTIHAGINRRTLSYFKETKRITNIVSRGGSLIYAWMEMTGNENPFYEHYDRLMELLREYDVTISIGDSLRPGCLHDSSDASQISELIELGILTKRAWDHGVQVLIEGPGHMALNEIAANMEIEKKLCHGAPFYVLGPLVTDIAPGYDHITAAIGGAIAASHGADFLCYVTPAEHLRLPDYSDVREGIIASRIAAHAADIAKGIKGARDIDDEMSRARNSLDWEKMFALAIDGEKARNYFESKLPEDMHSCSMCGKMCAIRTTNKIIECGEVEI